From the Oncorhynchus nerka isolate Pitt River linkage group LG28, Oner_Uvic_2.0, whole genome shotgun sequence genome, one window contains:
- the LOC115113611 gene encoding uncharacterized protein LOC115113611 isoform X1: MHFAETTTEVSASIMAALGILWLVSSIASILVKCEDATSEHKKIYPAKIFGPSSVTEGVNINFKCSTTGIRGPEDKFNFYLCKNGVGIRITLLEKGEDDAIFDMKNVTREDSGNYSCVYTRDKLVPSHLRSTGENLVVFQVDGEQKEGLKHMGGQGRAGLAAALVLLFLTLSVLLLVWRYWGILKQMISIDHQPSENQDTDQTYSLISVVPVAAGVIEVPFDGDEGHYSMIERHSNTGLESSGRLRKNPEPLGSQGVSGMGSVVHHSPTGPTGDEALYTVITRVKRPEQQGETAIYAKVKTKKEKEKQDPVYSLCHYKYSSAIQ; encoded by the exons ATGCATTTCGCTGAAACCACCACTGAAGTCTCAGCTAGCATCATGGCAGCATTAGGAATCCTATGGCTTGTGAGCT CCATAGCATCCATCCTTGTCAAATGTGAAGATGCAACATCTGAACACAAAA AGATCTACCCAGCAAAGATATTTGGACCATCTAGCGTGACTGAAGGGGTAAACATCAATTTTAAATGTAGCACTACTGGCATCAGAGGACCTGAGGACAAGTTCAATTTTTACCTTTGCAAGAATGGAGTTGGGATAAGAATTACGCTGCTGGAGAAAGGTGAAGATGATGCTATTTTCGACATGAAGAATGTCACACGAGAAGACTCAGGCAACTACAGCTGTGTGTACACCAGAGATAAACTTGTACCCAGTCACTTGAGGTCAACAGGGGAGAATTTAGTAGTCTTTCAGGTTGATGGAGAACAGAAAG AGGGACTAAAACATATGGGAGGACAAGGGAGAGCGGGACTGGCAGCAGCCTTGGTCCTCCTGTTTCTGACGCTGTCTGTACTGCTGTTAGTGTGGAGGTACTGGGGAATCCTGAAACAAA TGATAAGCATTGACCATCAACCAAG TGAGAATCAGGATACGGATCAAACATACAGTCTAATCTCAGTTGTACCAG TCGCAGCTGGTGTAAT TGAGGTCCCCTTTGATGGTGATGAAGGACACTATTCTATGATAG AAAGACATTCTAATACAGGGCTGGAATCGTCAGGGAGACTACG AAAGAATCCTGAGCCCTTGGGTTCACAAGGTGTGTCAG GCATGGGATCGGTGGTTCATCA CTCTCCAACTGGTCCTACAGGAGATGAGGCACTGTACACCGTAATAACTAGAG TGAAAAGACCAGAACAGCAGGGTGAAACTGCCATCTATGCCAAAGTGAAAACaaagaaggagaaagaaaaaCAGGACCCTGTTTACAGTCTGTGTCATTACAaatacagtagtgctatacagtag
- the LOC115113611 gene encoding uncharacterized protein LOC115113611 isoform X2 — MHFAETTTEVSASIMAALGILWLVSSIASILVKCEDATSEHKKIYPAKIFGPSSVTEGVNINFKCSTTGIRGPEDKFNFYLCKNGVGIRITLLEKGEDDAIFDMKNVTREDSGNYSCVYTRDKLVPSHLRSTGENLVVFQVDGEQKEGLKHMGGQGRAGLAAALVLLFLTLSVLLLVWRYWGILKQMISIDHQPSENQDTDQTYSLISVVPVAAGVIEVPFDGDEGHYSMIGLESSGRLRKNPEPLGSQGVSGMGSVVHHSPTGPTGDEALYTVITRVKRPEQQGETAIYAKVKTKKEKEKQDPVYSLCHYKYSSAIQ, encoded by the exons ATGCATTTCGCTGAAACCACCACTGAAGTCTCAGCTAGCATCATGGCAGCATTAGGAATCCTATGGCTTGTGAGCT CCATAGCATCCATCCTTGTCAAATGTGAAGATGCAACATCTGAACACAAAA AGATCTACCCAGCAAAGATATTTGGACCATCTAGCGTGACTGAAGGGGTAAACATCAATTTTAAATGTAGCACTACTGGCATCAGAGGACCTGAGGACAAGTTCAATTTTTACCTTTGCAAGAATGGAGTTGGGATAAGAATTACGCTGCTGGAGAAAGGTGAAGATGATGCTATTTTCGACATGAAGAATGTCACACGAGAAGACTCAGGCAACTACAGCTGTGTGTACACCAGAGATAAACTTGTACCCAGTCACTTGAGGTCAACAGGGGAGAATTTAGTAGTCTTTCAGGTTGATGGAGAACAGAAAG AGGGACTAAAACATATGGGAGGACAAGGGAGAGCGGGACTGGCAGCAGCCTTGGTCCTCCTGTTTCTGACGCTGTCTGTACTGCTGTTAGTGTGGAGGTACTGGGGAATCCTGAAACAAA TGATAAGCATTGACCATCAACCAAG TGAGAATCAGGATACGGATCAAACATACAGTCTAATCTCAGTTGTACCAG TCGCAGCTGGTGTAAT TGAGGTCCCCTTTGATGGTGATGAAGGACACTATTCTATGATAG GGCTGGAATCGTCAGGGAGACTACG AAAGAATCCTGAGCCCTTGGGTTCACAAGGTGTGTCAG GCATGGGATCGGTGGTTCATCA CTCTCCAACTGGTCCTACAGGAGATGAGGCACTGTACACCGTAATAACTAGAG TGAAAAGACCAGAACAGCAGGGTGAAACTGCCATCTATGCCAAAGTGAAAACaaagaaggagaaagaaaaaCAGGACCCTGTTTACAGTCTGTGTCATTACAaatacagtagtgctatacagtag
- the LOC115113611 gene encoding uncharacterized protein LOC115113611 isoform X3 — translation MHFAETTTEVSASIMAALGILWLVSSIASILVKCEDATSEHKKIYPAKIFGPSSVTEGVNINFKCSTTGIRGPEDKFNFYLCKNGVGIRITLLEKGEDDAIFDMKNVTREDSGNYSCVYTRDKLVPSHLRSTGENLVVFQVDGEQKEGLKHMGGQGRAGLAAALVLLFLTLSVLLLVWRYWGILKQMISIDHQPSENQDTDQTYSLISVVPVAAGVIEVPFDGDEGHYSMIDILIQGWNRQGDYERILSPWVHKVCQAWDRWFITLQLVLQEMRHCTP, via the exons ATGCATTTCGCTGAAACCACCACTGAAGTCTCAGCTAGCATCATGGCAGCATTAGGAATCCTATGGCTTGTGAGCT CCATAGCATCCATCCTTGTCAAATGTGAAGATGCAACATCTGAACACAAAA AGATCTACCCAGCAAAGATATTTGGACCATCTAGCGTGACTGAAGGGGTAAACATCAATTTTAAATGTAGCACTACTGGCATCAGAGGACCTGAGGACAAGTTCAATTTTTACCTTTGCAAGAATGGAGTTGGGATAAGAATTACGCTGCTGGAGAAAGGTGAAGATGATGCTATTTTCGACATGAAGAATGTCACACGAGAAGACTCAGGCAACTACAGCTGTGTGTACACCAGAGATAAACTTGTACCCAGTCACTTGAGGTCAACAGGGGAGAATTTAGTAGTCTTTCAGGTTGATGGAGAACAGAAAG AGGGACTAAAACATATGGGAGGACAAGGGAGAGCGGGACTGGCAGCAGCCTTGGTCCTCCTGTTTCTGACGCTGTCTGTACTGCTGTTAGTGTGGAGGTACTGGGGAATCCTGAAACAAA TGATAAGCATTGACCATCAACCAAG TGAGAATCAGGATACGGATCAAACATACAGTCTAATCTCAGTTGTACCAG TCGCAGCTGGTGTAAT TGAGGTCCCCTTTGATGGTGATGAAGGACACTATTCTATGATAG ACATTCTAATACAGGGCTGGAATCGTCAGGGAGACTACG AAAGAATCCTGAGCCCTTGGGTTCACAAGGTGTGTCAG GCATGGGATCGGTGGTTCATCA CTCTCCAACTGGTCCTACAGGAGATGAGGCACTGTACACCGTAA